The genomic stretch AGCGACTGCTGCTTTTGCTCTGTTGGGCTCTATTGTGGGCAGAGCAATCGTTGCCCCCATCACTTGGTCGGTTATTTCCCTCCTGAGAGGGGAGGCGTATGTCTGTGCTCTTAGCGAGTTTGTAGACCCCTCTTCTTTGGATAATTTCCCTCCTACTACAAAGATTCCAGAAATCATGGCCCGGTTTCCATGTAAGGATTTACCGGCTCCATTTATGAACTACTCAAGAGTGATTGAACGCCAGCTACAGTATGAATCCCAGGTACTTGTCACTTTAATATAGTCTTGTTATAGTCCTTAACTGAATTAATACTTCTGATTACATGACAAATGTGTTCTGTATGATATGTATAacctctttttttcttgtttattcaTCTAGCTGTTGGGCTGGTTGCTGGTGGGAATCATCTCCCTCACTGTCTTTCTGCTCCTCTGTCTAAAACACTGCTGCTCTACCCTTGGCTACCAGCAGGAGGCGTACTGGTCCCAGTATCGTTCCAACGAACAAGCTCTTTTCCAGCGTACAGCTGAAGTGCATGCTAAATACCATGCAGCTGAATGTGTCAAGAGCTTCTTTGGCTTTGCGGCCTTGGATAATGAGGAGAAGGAGCTTCTTGCAAGCTGTCAGGGAATCAAGAATGTCATTCCCAGACTGGAGTGGAACCGCGTCACTGGAGTTTACATGTACAGAGAGATCGATGACACTCCCCTGTACAGTCGCTTGAACAAATGGGACATGTATACAAAGGAGTTCAACGATTGAAAAAGATTTTGGGGGTAATCAGTTGGACGTTTAATTCTCTctttattgttcattttataCATTCAgaattcttttctcttttttatgcATGGTAAACCATGCTTGGGTATTTTTTTGATATTTGTCATTGAAGGCGGTAATTCAGATTTTTCAggggtttttttatttgttttttaatacatattgtatgttttagcTTTGTAGAGAGGTGATTGGCAGCTcaaaaagttatattttcaTAATGCACAACAGACTTTAGCATATGTTTTAAGATACATGATGTACTCTCAGGTTGAGATGACCTCTTGTTATCCTTTGCTAAGCAATAAAGTGCATCTGACAAATTAGTGtctaatgaataaataatataacatctgCAGTACAACGAAACACCTTAGCATTTTAACTAACACTGACATAAAGActtttagcagatgcttttatgcAAAATGTCCTATAAAAGTGGTTAGCATCACATATGAGACCACTGCGATCAACAGATGGCAAGTGTGCAATTTGTAATGCTAATGAAGTGCTTCCTGtacaaatacaaacaagtgCTGCACATAAATCTACTAAATCTAATGCAGATACTATACtgcctacactcttaaaaataaagtttgttaATTGGAATTTGTGCTTCCATGGAGTACTTTCAACATCCATAGaaccattgcacaaaaggttctttgtagtggaaaaaggttctttaggttATTAAAATGTACTTCCCACCAGGATTTTATATTGAATATTGTGGGAGGATACATaaaaacggtaacactttattttagggtttttttaactagttgcttattagcttgcatattactagaatattggctgtttactagtacttattaagcacatattaatgccttattctacatgaccttattctacattcttaatcctacccaatatctaaacttaacaactactttactaactattaaCGAGCAGTAAATTAGaatttattgagggaaaagttgtaattaacagtgaatatgtgttccttatactaaaagtgttaccataaaaacTAACTGCCTTGCATGCTAGGACAGTACTTTGAACTTGATTAGTAAAGGAAGCCATTGAGGGGGTGGAGCAGAGATGTGACATGGGAGTACTTGGGAAGGTTGAATGTCAGTCGGCTGCAGCATTCTGCGTGAGCTGCAGCGGTTTGATTGCACACGTTGGGAGGTTGGCCAGGAGTTGCAGTAGTTGAGTCAAGAGCAGACTGCTTACAGTCTGACAAATGTTCTGCAGGAGAAATCTACATGGTAGTGGTTAGTAAGTGGGTTGCAATTGACAAGTCATTGTCCAGTGTTGCACAAAGATTTTTTGCTTTCTGTGTGGGTGAGATGGTTGAGTTGTCTGTTGAAATTATAAGGTCTTGGCAAGGGTGCTTCTTGGCTTGAAGGAACAACAGCTTGGTTTTTGATCATTTCAGCTTCAGGTGATGGGTGTTCATCCAGGCAGAGATGATTGCCAAGCACGGAGAGATTTGAGAGGGTTGTCCGAGGGTGGAAAAAGAGAGGATTAATTGAGtatcatttgaataaaattgATAATAGAAGTCATGAGAGGCTTGGTGATTTGGTGTACAGTGAGAATAAAAGTGGTCAGAGTACTGATCCCTGTGGAATTCCATGGGGTTGTTGATGAGATGAAGTGGATATTTTCTGATCATATGCCCATACTGAGGGCTGAGAGAAAGATTTGGTGGCTCACATTAATCAGGGTTTACATCCACTGGAAGCAAATTTACCAATTAAATTCTTAAATGTGCATCAAAAAGGTCATGTGactgcaatattttattttcatgtattaaagggttagttcacccaaaaattaaaattgtcatttattactcaccctcatgtcgttccacacccgtaagaccttctttcatcttcggaacacaaattaagatatttttgataaaatccgatggctcagtgaggcctgaatCGCCAGCAATAatactccctttttcaatgcccagaaagctactaaaaacatatttaaaacagttcatgtgactacagtggttcaaccttaatattgtaaagtgatgagaatactttttgtgtgccaaaaataacaaaatagcgactttattcaacgatatctagtgacggctgatttcaaaacactgcttcatgaaacttcgaagctttacgaatcttttgtttcaaatcagtggttcgacgCGTGAATcagactgccaaagtcacgtgaactattgaagtttcaaaacacttatgatgtaacgaagcctcatttactgaaatcatgtgattttggcgctctgaaccactgatgtTGTTGATCAACATTATGTGACAGATGTTATCAATTGCTTGAAATCTTTCTTCAGGGAGATTTAGCAAAAgggaaatgtaacattttatcaATTCACACTGATATTATGCAACAGAAATCAGTTGCATATTTCCTTTCACTACATGACTACAACTGTGTAATTagctgtatttttgtttgtttatttatttatttagctgtgACAAAATCACTGCTTCTGTCACAtgctaatttttttcttttttttgctttatggTAGGGTTGCTCTCAGAATATCCTCagattctattctattttattctattctattctccCTTTTACGTCActctttcactgtttttactctgTTGTCTCTTGCTGTTTTTGTGCCTGCCAGTCAAGCAAAGTGAATCAACCCTCATTCCCCTCCCAGCCCTGTCTTACACAGACCCATCAGAGAGAATCTGACTCGGCCTGCCTGTCTGCTCGCCTGGCCACTGTCACCTCCTAATAGCCTTCAGCTGGAGAGAAGtaggaggaagagagagagagcacaggATAGAAAAAGAGAGGGGGAGTGCGAGGAGGGGGCGGGTGAAAGGAGAGCTGTGATCCAGACAGCGAATCACATGAGCAGAGATCTGTTTACAAACTGAGCAGGAGAGAAGTCATCGGCACCATTACGTGGAGGCAGGGCTGCAAGAAAAGGCGACAGGAAACACACAGGAATCTCATCACTTTGTCTGGAAAATGCATTTTATCCTTTGTGTATTTGCAGCGGAGAAGCCAGACCAGATGGTGTGAGAAAGACACAGCTTTGAATGTGCTGCACTCACAAGCTTTCGCTCTGACGGCTGTATGCCACTGCTCTTCCTCTTTCTTTGTTACGGGGAAAACGGTTGATTGTAACGTGAGGGCGATAATCTTGAGCGAGAAGACTAAAGGAGAGTGGATGACGGCAGCAAAGGAAGGGGTGAGCTTTGTGACAGTGTTTTGAAGATAGACAAAGAAATCTGTGACTCTCTGTAATGTACATTTTGTCTCTCACTGCTTTGTTATCGTGACTCTACAGagaggtgaaaaatgaaaaaagccaGTGACAACAACTTCACGTCAAGCGGAGGTAGATGGTGATCCATTGTtgcaaattttacattttctgtgctGCCGCTTCATTTTGGATCATGATGCTGGAAAAAACAGCGCTTGGTTTTCTTTTAACTTGCCTGTGGTtgcacaaaacattttagataCCGAGGAGTAGGTGTTGATATCTGTGCCTGTGTTGACACAGGTCTCAACAATGACTGACTTGTCTTTGTAAATGTTTCATCACAAAGAAAACAGAATCGCCCTGCCTCCCTCCATATGCCAGTAAAGAGCTGCTGGGTGATCATAATGTGTTAACCAGAGGCGCTGAAGATTCAAAGCCGTGTTTTTGTGGTAGGAGTTTTGGAAGTGTAAAACTTGTATTATTCATCTGGTTTTGAGTGAGGGGATCAGCCCACTCCTTTGGCCCGGTTTCAACACTGTCTCCTTGGACACAAGTTGCTGGATCGTTTGGTATTGTGGAGAGATCTAGCACCTATCCAGTGGTGTAACGGTGAGTATGAATCACAACCCCCTCCTCCTTCTTTTCCCTTCATTTCTAGTCGCTACATAATCTGGACAGCTCCCTAACCATGTGTTATGCACAAAGCCACTGACCCTCCCATTGGCTTTCTATCAATGTTTAACTAAAATGCTCCTTAAATTACTACCACCCCCTCCTTCACCTGAAAACCCAAGCCTTTTTACCTTTCTCCTGTTAGGCACACTCTCTTCAATGACCTGAACTTGTGTGCAGCCTAGAAAGACACACTTCGTGTCTGTCTGTTGTGAGAGACACAACACTGTGTGGTTGTTTGGCAGCATTCAACCCCTGAAGTCAGTTATTATTGTTTTCCCCCAAATGGTGCTTCCTGCCTGGGTTGGTGAGGCCTTCACATCTCTTGCCTCCCCCTCAACCTCTCATAGATAGACCAGATGGTGGCTTTATGGCAGAAAGGGTGCACCACTAGTGTTTGTCTTTATGCACAGACAATTGGCCAGACTTCACTCTCGTTGCCAAAatgctctctcgctctctcctttgaaaatgaaaatctgtataaaataagaaaaataacacTGTAATGGTTAAATAATaggaaatgaaaaacattacTGGCATTTAAAGGGATTGAAATGCTGAAAAATAGTATTTATAATTCTAAATACTGTTTAAATTACTGTTAACCTGTTTATTGTCTCCCCATTAGGAACTACTGGTCCTCAAGTAGcaattatttctgtttttctttttctttttgcggcattttaaaagttgtagTCGACTCATAAAGTTAAATTTTAGTGTCATTTTAACCTTTTCCCCCTTTTTTACAAAAAGGAACATTGTCATCTACTTTATAAAAAGTGCTTATTAAATCATACTAAAgagcatatacagtatatataatatttgtagCCAAGCACAACTCCAGCATTTTCATTTACTGTCTCTCCGCTTCAGCACAATGGAGCGTTTCTTGTCTGCTTTTGTTTCATCCACAAGCACAGCACAATGAGGTGCGCATGTCTATTCTTTATTTATGTTAACAGTGTTTCGGTCTATGGCAGTCTAAAAATATTAACTGTCATCCTACAGAAAACATTAATACTTTGTCAGAAAGCCCAAGGCAATATTAATTCTGTCAAAATATATAGGCAACTGAATCGTTTTGGATTAAGAGATGACCATTTTACTCCCAAATACAACTAAAAGCCTTGTAACATCagctgaatgtgtttgtgttgctATTTACATGTGTTGCCTCAGGATATAGGTTAAACCATTGTTGTCTGAACAATGTTCACTGCTCTGGAAATTCTCCAGTGTGTGATGAAATAGCTTGAACCCTGAAAGTCAACATGGTACATGATACAAGGACTTTTGGAGGACTTCTACAAGACTTAAGTAAATAAACagctaaaataaatgaaaacacaagATGATCATTTTGAGAAGTGTTTTCCATCacaacaaagacaaagatactGTATGATTGCATCAATCTGGCTGCATCACACTACATGAAAAGTCTGTAAAAGTTTGAATGTGCGCATTAATCTGcagaattaataatattttgttgtattaaCAGAGCATGAGGGACAGAGCCCAGGTACAATCTACAATACACTATAAATAAAGaactataaaacaaaaacaattgcaCTTAGCTGTTGAACACATCATCCGACACCACTGCGACATCtcttgtttttcagttttaaaagATGTATTACAGTGAAAAGTTCACGCTGCTCAGCGAGGTCCAACAATGAGAGCAGTGTTACATGGAGTTTAGAAACACGAGGACAGTCCGCAGGCTCACAGTATGCAATATGCATGCAGGGGCCACTGAGAAGAGTACACATGAGAATCACAGTGATGTGTGTTGCCTTTCAAGGGTCtgacagaaagaaaaatgtgaCCTACTCACTGTGTTCATGACGTATCAAATCAATGTCTATGCTTTTATCACATTTGAATTGTGTATTCATTTTActggtaaaaaataaatgtaagcaGTCCTGAGCTCATGACTCTCACCATAAACTCTAACAAATATTTTTGACCaaaactttgttttgtttttctcttgtaGCATGCCTATGTGACGCAAACTAACAGATTACAGACAAGTTGTGCAAAATGACCACAGACATTACCGGTCGTCTTCCACTCAATGTCTATGTCATCATTCTTGGGATAGGCCTCTTCATCTTCATGTTGAGCATGATCTTCTGTTGCTACCTGTTCAGGTATACTTTataattaaatagttttaattgtTTTGGGTTAGTAGTTGCTACAATGGAATTgctataaaattacataaaattatacATAGCTGTATTAAGCATCACAAGGCAAGTGTAGCACATTTTATTTCGTACACAATGGTAACTTATAGGCCTTTCCGTAGGtataataaagaaagaaaaatataatacaagTCAATGATacaataataatgcaataatacAGTGCAATCAGTAAGGTAAAGTACAGTGCAGCAAACTGCAGTAGTGAAAGATTGCATAGGTAAcagaacaaacatttttatatttcacagaCTGAGGCGACAGGGCACACAAGAACAATATGGATATAATGaggtaatttttttcttttatgaggTAATATGCAGTGAGCTTTGGatgttatgaaatatatatgtttatgatagacataaatatatatatatttatatgtatacttattatatatatatatatatatatatatatatatatatatacttattatatatatatatatatatatatatatatatatatatatatttatttatttttttatttttttataggtCGTTCTAAAAGGTCCAGGGAAAAAATTGAGTCTTCTTGGAGTAAGTAACTGTCAAAACAATACCTTTACTTCACCTACACATAAAAaattcatttattcaccctcatgtcattccaaacctgtatgttttattattttaggcagaatgtccaagctgatTTTTCTCCCAATTTAATACAAGTGTATAGGGATACTATAcaaatacatttctttctttctttctttttttggttccaacaaggtttgaaatgacagtgaactatccctgttAACTGTATTAACAATGGCTTGAACCATTACAATTGTTTAAatgtaaagaaatatataaatagaaaacatatatataaatagaaagcCTCTGGCTAGCTGTTTTTTTCATTCATCCTCTTTCACTTTGCAGCAGACCTGTGCAGTTTGCCTGGAAGAGTTTCGGAGCCGGGATGAACTAGGGGTTTGCCCTTGTTCTCATGCGTTTCACAAGAAGTAAGATCTTTCACCATCTTGTCACACTTTCCAACCTTTCTCATTATGTTTCTGTATTCTGTAAATGATGCAGTAGGATGgcatattttaaaacactaattGATGCATTACAATGcgaacatttaaaacaactcattcaaaaacattcaaaaagcaTGTCATAGCTTCCTGACACACAGAACATTGGCACTATTACAAGAATGAAAATATGAAGGAACCACAAATTAAGCTGTCAAGGCATTGCCTTGAGGAACACCTGTCAGACTGTTTGTTTCTCAAAAACATTCTGTTTCAGACTGTCATCTTGTGACGTAGCTATAATGCATAACAGTGCTTGAGTCTATAGATAGCTGATGCATAACAGACCCATCTCTCCTCTTTTCACCCTATCTCCTGCTCAGGTGTCTGGTGAAGTGGCTGGAAATTCGCAGCGTCTGCCCCATGTGCAACAAGCCCATCTGCAGGCTCCAGCCAGACCCTCTGCAGGGGGCAGAGGGGCCCCAGAACCCCCTGGAGGTGTGACAGAAGAGGGACATCGCTGCTCAGAGATAGGCAGGCTCTCACACACTTAAGAACAGCGTTAAAAATCACCACACTACTGGAGCGGACGGACTAGTCCCAAATACACATCCACCGCCCCTGTCCACCAATCAC from Ctenopharyngodon idella isolate HZGC_01 chromosome 13, HZGC01, whole genome shotgun sequence encodes the following:
- the LOC127525301 gene encoding calcium homeostasis modulator protein 2-like, coding for MASLISENFKFIALFFKSKDVMIFNGLIGLGTVASQTAYNIFAFNCPCSPKKNYLYGLAAIGVPALAFFVIGLMLNRNTWDVVSECRTRKCRKLSATAAFALLGSIVGRAIVAPITWSVISLLRGEAYVCALSEFVDPSSLDNFPPTTKIPEIMARFPCKDLPAPFMNYSRVIERQLQYESQLLGWLLVGIISLTVFLLLCLKHCCSTLGYQQEAYWSQYRSNEQALFQRTAEVHAKYHAAECVKSFFGFAALDNEEKELLASCQGIKNVIPRLEWNRVTGVYMYREIDDTPLYSRLNKWDMYTKEFND
- the si:dkey-51a16.9 gene encoding RING finger protein 122, which gives rise to MTTDITGRLPLNVYVIILGIGLFIFMLSMIFCCYLFRLRRQGTQEQYGYNEVVLKGPGKKLSLLGQTCAVCLEEFRSRDELGVCPCSHAFHKKCLVKWLEIRSVCPMCNKPICRLQPDPLQGAEGPQNPLEV